A region of the Equus quagga isolate Etosha38 chromosome 11, UCLA_HA_Equagga_1.0, whole genome shotgun sequence genome:
CATCGTTTAGCCATAGTTTCAACGATTATATTCTCTGTTCTAAAAATCAGAACACATGGTTTGTCAAAGCATTTTTCTGTGCTACTCCTGGGTATAAGAGGTGACCTGAGTGAcgcctctttttttttggtaatgccAGATACTGTAATCTCCAGGCATTTTAATGGTTTACACCAAAATGACGGAATATATGAAATCTAAGTTGTTCTAGAAAATCCAGTTAATATGGTCACCAAAGTTACAATCACCATAAGTGAGAGTTCTCCCTACATTTATTCTACTAAGAAAGAACtgtgactctttttttctcctttcttcagcATCTCTTTTGGGAGAGGAGAGCgagaaggagggagagcaaaCACCACTGACTCACGTGCCATCGGCTTCCAAAAGTTACATGTAGAGATAACCTTGTTGCCTACACCTTCCCAAGCAGTTAGAGACAAAGGCAGCTGTAGTGCTCTACAGACAATTCAGGGATTCCTCGAATAAGAAACGAATTCCTAAGCACATGAGCTAATGATCCTGCAGTGGCCTGTGGTGAAGAAGTCCTTGTGTGGGCAAAATGCTAGGAGGAATAGTCAGATGGGAAGGATACACAGCAATAGTTCAGCAAGAGGGCAAGCGGGCAGAGAGTGCGCCAACGCTGTCAACCACAAACTCACACTCAGCTTCCTGATTAGCTTCTCACCCCCAGTCCCTTTGCTTCAGTCCTGCTTTGTAGCCAGGCCCCACAGCAGAAGTGCTAGGACATTTAGCAGGAAAGCTTGGAAAGGCTCTACCTCACTTAAAAAATACCTTTGCTTAAAAACACATATATCCAGTGATTAACAAttaagacatgaaaataattaaCTACTTAGTAGTTAAATTCTACTAATTATCAAAAGTCATGGCCTACTGGGATCAGCAGCATTATAAATGGAAGTCATACTGCATTTCTTAAAGCTTTTTCTGAATGCTTAACAGATCTCTTTCAGTGTTAATTGCACTTAAAAGacatctttttttcatttaatctctgaaatctgttttttctctttcatttacaaaaagaggaaaggggtCCATTTATCATTTGCTCTATAGCTCTCTGAATTCAATAAAGACAGCACATAGATTTGTGCAACAGGAGTAAGGGGAGTAGAAGAGCAGAGCCACTTCCTGGAGCAGACCAAACTCATCATCGTGACACTTCAGAGCTTGGACTGCAGTGGCTTCAGGTGCTTGTAGTAAGAGTCATGGACCTGCAGggacaagaaagagaagaaattactgATAAAGAGCTTGTAAGGTaaaatagcacttttttttttgaaataaacgttacatactttatttattttgtgaggaagatgggccctgagctaacatctgttgccaatcttcctctttttgcttcaggaagatcgtccctgagctaacatctgtgccaatcttcctctattttttgtatgtggtatgcgccacagaatggcttgacaagtggtgtgttggtctgcacccgggatccaaacccatgaaccccggctgctaaagcagagcatgtgaacttaaccactatgccaccgggctggcccctaaaatagcatacttttttttttttaggaagattagccctgagctaacatctgccaccattcctcttttttgttgaggaagactggccctgagctaacatctatgcccatcttcctctactttatatgtgggacacctgccacagcgtggcttgacaagtggtgcgtaggcctgcacctgggatccaaaacggTGAATCCCAGGGCTGCCGAaacggaatgtgcaaacttaactgctgcgccactgggctggtccctagcataatttttttttttttaatttttcctttttctccccaaagccccccaggtacacagttgtatattcttagttgtgggtccttccagttgtggcatgtgggacgccgcctgagcatggcttgatgagcagtgccatgtccgcgcccaggattcgaaccgacgaaacactgggctgctgcagcggagcatgcaagcttagccactcagccacagggctgaccccccCCAGCATAATTTTAATGGAGAAGTTATCTGGACTTTATTTGGATGctaattcaaataaatttaagggggaaaaaaaaagaattgagtcaATTGGGGAAATCTGGACATTGGGCAGTTCACGAtattaaaaaatttgttattaATTTGTTTAGGTGTGAGAATGgtaagtggttttttttttttttttgaggaagattatagccccgagctaactattgccaatcctcctctttttgctgacgaagactggccctgagctaacatccatgcccatcttcctctactttatatgtgggacgcctaccacagcatggcttttgccaaggggtgccatgtccacacctgggatccgaggcggcgaaccccaggccaccgagaagcggaacgtgcgcacttaactgctgtgccatcaggccggccTCAAGTAAGGggttaatttttcaaaaaaatcttttagagatacatattgAAATATCTATGGATAAAATTATCTGATACCttggatttgtttcaaaataatccccaggaggaggaggaggtgggggctgggggatcAGATGAAACACAACTGGACGTGAGTAGACAGCTGTTGAAGCAGCACAAAGGGGACATGCAGGTGCATCGGGgtattctatttttctaaacgtttgaaaaatttcaattaGTTATTAAAtactgaaggaaattaaaaacctCCCTACTGTGGGAAAAACCCAGTTCCCTTCTGAACCTATTGCTCAAATAAAGTGATTGTCTGAAGTGGCCACAGGAACTTCCAAAGCTTCCACAGACAGATCGCTCTCAGAGGTCTTTCTCGCCTTAATATTTAACTGAAGAATTTCAAAAGGTGAAAAGACATTGTTTTTACCTCTGTTTTGTTCAGGGGAGATTTCTTGGCCCACTCAAACAAGTTTTCATACACATTCCCGTCGTAGCGGCCAAGCACAGAGCCAAGTGTCACATCCTGAAAATCAAAAGCATCGACCAAAGCAACAGCATCAGGGCGAATGGCAGTCAGCAACTCCTTTACGCGCTGGTGTACTTGGGTAATTTGAGACTCAGTCATGATGCTCccctaaaagaaacaaaacaagcaaacacgTACATGTATGTCTGTATACAGACAGGTacgtatttatatatacacacacacatacagtagaccacaattatttttctataaaaataataaataggacTTAACCTTAGAAAATACTTACCTGAAGAAAATCCCCTGCATTCTGACTGATTCCATATAGAGAATACAAGAGACATAAATTCCTTAAGACAGCCTGGACGGATTTATCTTGAATCGTGAGAAGTTTTTCTGCAAAGAGCTTCACTACCACATAGTGGCAATGTGCCTAGATAAAAAGCAAACAGCAGAGTGAGAACCTCTGAAAAAGATTCAACACACAGTGACAAGGGGTTTTGCACTAAGAAAatgagaggggaggagggtggggcagaCAGGAGGGGGAGAACTGTCGCTGACCTCACTTGCTCGAACAAGGTCAACGGAAGTTAGGTTCCATGCTACCTCCTTGCTTTTTCGGTGAAACACTTCAGTTTGAAGGTTTTTCGCAGCAATTTCTACTAATctgttaaaaaaggaaagaaaactcaagCTTGGCAGACACAATCAACAGTACCCacaccttcttcctcttccattaGGCCCCTGGCCCGACAGGTCCCCACAGCCGCCTATTCTAGCTTTGGAAGGTGAGCTCACCTGGCCGCACGGAGTTTATACGCTTCTGTTAGGCTGTCAGGGCTGTTGATATCCACCACACTCGGCCAGACAGCTACCTGCTGGGGCTGGATGCGCTGACTGGGTAGGTCATTCAAGTAGGACACCATGCCACACACCAACTTTCCTGAGTGCACCTGGTCGTAACTTTTCATCAGGAACCTAAAAATCACCAGTATGCATGCTTTCAGTAACTAGACTTtctgtgaaacagaaataaactccTGAAATGACTTTAAGCTAAGAGACAGGTGTTTCATACTCGTTGGTCTCACCACAAGATAAAAACAGTGGGTCAGGATGGAAGGCAAAACTACATCTTTCAGGAACAAACATAACGTGAAGAGAAAACATGGGAAAAGGAACCGATGAAAAGGAGTGGAACGTCCTCGATGAGAGAGAAATCATGAATTAGATTCTCACCTAGCTGTCTGCAGCATCATGACAGTATTTTCTCCCTCAAAGGTGCACGTTGCAGTAAAAGTGACGTAAATATTTGGAAGACCACTGCAATGAGAATAGCCATGACCGCCACAAGCCATGCGACATGCTTCAATAGCAGCGTTACTTGTCCAGGAGGTGAAAGCCTTCAGCCCGGCGGTGAGTGCGTGAAGCTGAAGGGGGAAAGCACAAGGCCATCAGAACATCGGTGCTAAGAGTCCCAGTTCCAAAGGGAAACACTAATCCCTCACCTGACAGTGCCAGTCACTTTCAACAGCACTTGACACGTATGTAAACTGAAGATGCATGGTCATCTAATTGGCCCGAATTAATAACCTTCCCAAGATTCCCTTCTGAACTGTTCTACTTGGCAAAAAGTCACCACTTATTTTCCTTTGATTAACAAATGACCAATGTGGTACAGTACTTCTGAAACTTAAAGACAAAACCCACATATCTTCATATCTGATCCACTTTCAATCAGAAAAATTTCTGTATCTTTGAGAGTACAGGGATTCCTTTCATAATATCCCAAGGTTTAGTTTTCTCTGGACATTATCCAACAGGTAAATATGAAACAGAAGGGTGTCCACAAGCGAATGAGACTAAACACGTACCTCTGGCAATTCACTCAGGTCCCCTTGGCCAATGCCTTCATTAATCCGAAGATAGGTCTCCTTCATGTATGCGCCTACAAACTGGAAGGCATAGGCAGTAGCCAGGAGTGGAAAGAGTTTATACTGCTGGGTTTGAAAATCCAAAATCTGCGGTTCTGGTTCACTAAagtatataggaaaaaaaataaacacttataTAGAACTTACTATATGCCAGCTTCTAGTCTGAACACTTtgatatattaacttatttaatcctcataaagaCCCTATGAGGtagctattatccccatttcatggATGGGGAAAATGAGAGGTTAAgaacctgcctgaggtcacagagccaaTAAGTGAGAGTCTCGATTTAAATCTAGGCTATGTGGCTACAGAACACCATGCTCTTAAACTGCCTTATTGAACTGCCTTAGGTGGACAGAATTTCCCGGCTATGAAGTTCATATCTATCTTAGTCTTGCCAGTATGACTAAGGAAACTGCATCTTATAGCAATATACAAAATCCAACTTAGTTGACCTCAAAGGAGGAAGGCAATGTAAAGAGGTCTAACCAGGGTGGAATAAACTATATTCTGACCACAGTTTTGGAGAAGACCCAATGCAGGGTTAAATTAACTATTTGACGTCTAAGAAAGTCTGCTCTTATCAATTTCTTTATTGCTTCTTTTAAGAGTAAAAAGGTTATCAGGGAGTGATGCCCAAGTGAAACACAGTAGTAGGAATAAACTATGTTCATGAACACATTACGGAATCAAATTTAATGTCACTTTCATCATACCCAATTCGTAGTTGTTAGTAGCAATTAGAATTTTCAAACCTCTTTTAGtactttgaatatttcatttatagAGCTCAGGTAAcattattactgtttttcttagaaggttaaaaataataataaggcgGTTATTTGCATCTTTCTACTTAAGAAAAGAAGTTTAGGCTCTAAGTGGCAGACCTAGCACACTGCCATCCCGGCTAATTTTGCACAGCCAATGCGTCTTCTCTATACCACATCTGGGAATTTTGATATCTGAATGGGTCAAAGCCAGGTCTTCAGTACTGAGACCATCTCAGACTCCACCCTTACCCTGGCTTGATTTCAGACTGGTGCCTCACGGCGCTGTATCGGATGGCAATGGTGCAAGCCTTAGACAGAGACCGAGCAGCTTCTCCCACGAGAAAGGACCTGACAAATACCATGGTCCCATAGGTCAGCTTGTTACTCACAGGTTTCACGTATGTGCCATCAGGCTTCACCTGGAAAAAGAACATGGAACTGATGCCTCCTTCTGTTAAACTGACGCGGCACTTTAGGCCAGGGATTCACAAAGTGTAGTCCCCCAAatggcagcatcagcatcacctgggaacttgtttgAAACACACCACCTCAGTCCCCACCCTGACCTACCTTAACCAgcattccaggtgattctaatgcatgCCAGGTTTGAGACCCACTGGTTTAGCAAACCAGAATATGGATGCTCTTCACACCTGTCAAGGGCTTTTGATTTCACCGTCACAATAAAAGAAGCATCAGAAGTAAAAATACGTTACCTTCTAATAAAGAATAGATCCTTCTAACCCTGTGGTTATCGAAAGCCACTGAAACTCCCATGTTTGACACCTCTGCTCCTATTTTCTGTCTAAATATACCTGGGCATACTTCATTAGCATGTTTTCTCTGGGAATACGATAATTGTCCATCTTCAGGTAGCCATTATCCATCTCATCATAGCCAAATTTGGGGCCAATGTCTCCAACGGTAATGCCTACCACAGAtgaaagaaaagtcacaaaatgtTTATCCTCTGGAATTTCTGGCTCTCCCCTGCCTCTTTAGTTGTGTTATACTTTTTTCAGAAGAAACTGATCAGTTTAACTTTTGATCTTAACATTGGATGAACAATTCTACCTGGCAAAGGCTTATGGGTCCCAATTTCACGAATAGGTACCATGAAGGCATGTAATCCATAGCATTTCCCCTTAGTGATGAGTTGGGCAAGAACTATTGCATGATTTGAAGTCTTTCCAACTGCAACACCAAAGAGAACGAGAAGTGAGCAAACATTCTTAAACTTTCAAAGGACAGAAACAAAACATGGGTTTGAAAATTCTATGTTAAATATAACACTAGACTCTATCAATAAAGTGTGCCCAGAGAGTCTGCCTTATGACAGTACCACACccagttttcaaaaagaaattcacTTACACTGATGATTATTAAAACTTACTAAATTTTGGCAAAGCAATCCATTTTTCTATACATacaaaagctttatattttttttgagatataattgacatgtaacagtGTGTCAGTTTAAGGTGCACAGTTAAGGATTGGACAGCAATCCTTCATTTAAGAAAAGGCAACTTTACCttcttttctagttattttatttacttaaagaaaatCTTAGGAGAACCATAAGAATACCAATTTAAattacttcctttttctcccttaagGCAGTGCTTTCCAaaacagtagccactagccacatgtggctatttacatttaaactaattataattaaataaaagataagattCAGTTCTACAGGCAATTAGTCACATTTCAAGCGTTCACTAGCTAGCTatatgtggccagtggctaccgtACTGAACAGCAAAGACAGAGAATATtcccatcactgcagaaagttctatgggATAGAGCTGCTTTAGGAGATTTTTGTTAGTAcaccaagaaatatttattttttgcatgctCGTTTATTTCTTACCAAAATGTAAtgttatatattgaaaatataatgcGAATAACAAAATCTTTCAACCACTAACGCCATCTGAAATATTCATCCTAAGACAATAACTCAGAATGGAAGACCATATTAAGTAAGTTTCATGTCACAgctgtttataataaaaatttgaaacaactcaaatgcttGACAATACGGAAATGACTAACCAAACAAGGAATACTAAGTTTAAATAATGACTACAGAAACTATGCTAACACATGCGAATGTTTAGatgaaaaactaagaaaagctGAGTAAGATAGCTGTCCTTTCTGTGCTTTGTAAAACGTATAAATTTCTATAACATGCACCATAAGAAACCGTGAAATAGCTTAGAATAGTTTAAGactcagagatttttttctatatttcaaaatgatattCTCAAAAAGGCTCTACATTCTAAATACAATCTTAAAATAGATCTTCAAAATATccaataaatgataaaaatccacTTACGCCCACCAGGCCACCATTTGATGGAGGTCACAGTAGGACTGTTGAGAATGAACTCCTGGGTTTCAGGATCATAAGTGGCTGTGGTTTCCAAGCCTCGAAGATGAGTTCCTGAGAAAATAAACTACATTCACTTCAGATAGAAAACGGGAACAAACAGGTGTGGGGTAAAACCTCTGCCCAGTCCTTTAAGCTCTAGCAgctcagagaaaaacaaactctaATGACAACAACACATTTGTAGACAAGCTACAAATGGTTGATAATCAAGATACATAATTCCCTATACTTAAATCAGACAGTTCCTATTAAGttgaaaatatatgaatttaacAGAGAAGTTAATTGCCCTTTTAAACCCATCTCTAAGTCGTGAGTATGCCAGTTTCAACTCATACATATTGTGTTTAGTACACCAATTCAACATTCTGGACCTCTGTATCACTacgaagaaaaaaataatgtgacaGGAAGAGCCTCCAGCTAAAGTTCTTATAAACTGAGAATTTATTTCAGAATGATTGCTGGAATGGAATGGAGCTTAAAAAGGTATAGCCATTATGAGCAACGCAGAATTTCTTGGAATAGTGACTTTTCTGGATTTCTAAAGATCCAATAATAAGGTCTAAGTCCACCCAACAATGCCAGGCTTCAACTTAGTCCTGGCTGGTCCATCAGCGTGACTAGGAAGTGCTCTCAGGTTCACATGTTCACTAGAGATGGATAgggatttgtgttttaaattctaACACAAATGTGccaaaattctttgaaaaaagttacagaaaaatgtTCTAAGTGACACTCTCTCTATCCTGAAGCAAATGCTGAGAATCTTACAAACTGCTTTGATGACGCTACACCTCTTTAAACACAACTCTGAAACGCTGAGAAACTTCCAAGTTGAATGACAGAAATGGCCAGTTTATGTGTGATCCACAACCTACCCAAGTGGGAACCAAGGACCCAGACACTTAGACCCCTTTCACCAAAGAAGCAGTTTTTGTAGAAAAAGAAGTAACATATGAAACAGAATAGATAATGCAAACATTTTGTACCAAATGCAAACAATAGAACCAAAGAGCATTTCACCTTGAGTCTTGTGAAAATCCTGTAAAATACTAGTCAGCACAGAGAACCAAAATGGCTATCAAATTAAGATGAAGTTGTACAGAAGTAAGGAGCAAGTGGCAAACATACACTAGACTAGTTGTTCTGAAATGTCTGAGTaaaaaaagagaagccagaaacaaacGAATGGCAAATGCAGATACCAGTTCAGATCAGATGATAACAGGAACAGACACGACACCTTCAGCCCCGTATAGTTCATGAAAAAAGGTGGGTGggggatggaaagagaaaagaaaaggtggtaGATACAGAGTTTGAAACCAACTGCTTGGAAGTACAGCTTATCTTATTTGTTCTACCCTCTGGCCAAGCCACTTTCAGAACTTTACTGAATTTACTGAATCAAGGTACAAATAAGTTCAAAGTACAAACTGCTGCACATTAGGCTATATAAGCCACTCATTCCCCTACAGCAAGTCAAAGAGCACACGTACCGTTAATTTGTACTTCTCCTGGAATTTGTGCAAGATCATTAAGGTATCAGTAGCGAAGGTAATCAGATagtaatgaagaaaaaaaaatcagttcagaTTCTATATGCACACAAATTCTATACAACTTCGGTGAATTTGAAAAGCCACTTAGTAAATAAGGCCCAACTTGTAATTCTTGACCTTCTGAAAGTgacccacaaaaaaaaaatattcagcatATCTGTGTGAAAACATAAACTTTAATTTCCACTGACCAAAGCAATGTCTATGCCAAGACTTGCATATGTGAAAAACCTGGCCTCTGCAGAAAGATCTTGTTTAAACAGATCATAGTATGTGGAGATGCCATGGCTGACACATGGCGGGCTCTCCATACATGCTAAGCTTGCAGAGCCCCGCCCGACCCAGAAGGTAGACTGAATGCACCATACCATGACCCATCTCTGTCTGGGCATAAGTGCCAATCATCTCCAAGTTCCAGGCGGGGATGAAGAAGCGCTCCTGCTGTTCCTTGGTTGCCTGGTGAAGCAAGGTGGGCAAGAACATGCCCAAGTGAAGATCCAGAGGCTCAGGCCGCCCTCGGTGCACAAAACTTCGAAGAAATACCGAGGATGGGCATTTGAAAGAAGAGTCAGCAGGTGTGAGAGAATCAGCAGTTTGAACGGACAGagcaagggaaggagaaaaaaaaatcttctgtaaGCATGAATTAGTTGGGTGGACTTTATCATGGATGAGAGCACTGTCCCTTTCTGTATAACTTTAATAAACTCTTGgcaatttccatttttcttaagtTGGCAAGAAGTGTTTTCTTATGCtactcatctctaaaataattaATCTTGGCAGGGATTGGCTACCGATTCCAAAGCCTGTGCAGCACAAACCACGTAAGCAAGGCAGAGGATTCCAGCCTTGCAATtaaaccaaaggaaataaaaatttgaagaggTTATATGGAATGGAGAATTTAAATTGTGCAATGATTCACTCTGATGAGAAGGTGAGACAGGAGAACTTAGCTCTCTGAATGACAATATGTCTCCTAGACAAAAGTTTTTCCTACATGCAATTTCAGTAATGCTTCCAGGCTGGAATCTTTTCTGTTTGTCCATAAATCATCTAGCATAATGCACATCCCTTACATAAATCTGGTCTTTTCATTCAGATTCATCACAAATATCCAGCCATGCTCTACTGAAACAATTTAATACAAAAATTGACAGTGCTCTTCATCCCAATaattaatttcagaaataaaaaagacatgcaATTTCTAGTGACAACCgtattaaaaattacaaataacagATCATGCATAACAAGTTCTTCATTACAATTATATGGGAATTATCTCTAATGATAATAAAcatcttaatcattttaaagCCACTCCCTAAagtcattcttttccatttaaaattggCAGGTGCCTGAGACTTCTGCGTGAATTTATTTCTAATGGGAAGCAGTTTTACATGCctttgtattttttcatgttaCTAGCATCTATTTAATTTCCAGCTCTAAATTAATCAACTCTATATTGCTCTTATTACTCGCTTTAATTATCACAGAAAGGAACCTAAACagcatttcagttttaaaatctcttaGTTTGTTCCATATGAGGTAAGGAGGGAAATAGCCAGGGCACACTGCTCAGGAGAGGCTGATCAACTCTGTCTTCCAATCGGGTGGCTGTGCTTTCAGCAGACCAATCACATAAAATGTAGAAGACTTTCTCATTCTACAAAGAAATTAAGGCTGAAAGGAGTTAAGTGCCTTCAGGGCAAAAAGCTACTGGCAAAACAAGGACGAGAATCTCATCACCTAACCACATCTACCAGTTGGGAAGTTACCGTACAAGCACAACCCAGGCTGGGGACAATGATGAGGACGCTAAGAAGACCTGCCAAAACCAGAGCTATCTTTGGAAGTATCCAAGGGGAAATTCCCTAAGATGTTACCACTAGTGGAAACTGGGTGAAAAGTCCCCGGGACTTCTTACGCTATTTTTGCAAGTTCCTATGAGTCTACAAtcattgcaaaagaaaaagaaaagtttcagtTTCCACTGAAATCCTCAGAAAAACACATGGGATGAGAGAGTGCCTTTCATACACAAACAGGAATGCCAACTGCcccccatttttaaaagaatggtgCCTAGGAACAAAAATAGACATTAAGCCTAGGACCTGAAAGGAGAAAACTCTCTGAACTAGGACTAGACACTGTGGCCTGGGACGAGCCACTTTTAGTGCTGAAAGGCTATTTTGCATTACTAGAAACCAGAGCTCCTCCAAAGCACCCCATCACTCATGGGAGGGTTACACGAGTGTGTTGTACTAtggaataatgaaaacaaagggTCACCGCAACACACCCTCAGCAGGGTGGGTAAAACTACTACAACTAGAAACTGTTTGAGACTGAAGAACGTTTGCaggagaaaaatctctttttcgACTAAGATAAGGAATATTCAGAAGTGGACGAAATTTAGAAATGTTACGAGGAGAAAGTGACCTGAATAGTTTTTTTACTTAAATCAAGTATTTGTTGTAAAAAGGTGGCTATGCATGATAAAGATTAtatgttattttcaaataacttattttaaaattacaaagcaCCAACATTTTACTCGGTGAAGTACTAGACTCAATTCTTCTAAAACCATGATCCCGAAAGGCATGCTTACTCTCCCCTTCTACAGGGTACAGGGCTGGAGAGGCTGGCAGCCAATACTGAAGACAAAATGATGAGATTAACAATACAcgagaaaggaagaaatcaaaacagcatctCCACGAACAGCATGATTCTAACCCTAGgaaatcaacaacaataaaatatcatcaataataaatgaatttagaaagGCTGTAGgctataagggaaaaaaaaaaatcactgtactTTTATCTATTAAGACTATTCAAGTAGAAACCCCAgtaaaaagaaaggcaatttaaaaatcaacaaaatatctgaaatttcTTAAGTGATTTAGTTCAGGATATTAAagatttaattatgaaaaaatataaatcctaataggatgaataaaagaagatatgaataacAGGAGAGAAATCGCTAACTCCTGGTTGAGTGGACTAAATAAACACTTCCCAAGAAAACGTAAGGATATAATGTAACATGGATTTTAAATTCCTGTAGAAGATATTTTAGAACTTGAAAAATTGAGATCAGATTTCATCTAGAAGAA
Encoded here:
- the ACOX1 gene encoding peroxisomal acyl-coenzyme A oxidase 1 isoform X3, which translates into the protein MNPDLLRERAAASFNPELLTQILDGSPENTRRRREIENLILKDPDFQHEDLNFLTRSQRYEVAVRKSANMVKKMREFGIADPDEIMWFKNFVHRGRPEPLDLHLGMFLPTLLHQATKEQQERFFIPAWNLEMIGTYAQTEMGHGTHLRGLETTATYDPETQEFILNSPTVTSIKWWPGGRITVGDIGPKFGYDEMDNGYLKMDNYRIPRENMLMKYAQVKPDGTYVKPVSNKLTYGTMVFVRSFLVGEAARSLSKACTIAIRYSAVRHQSEIKPGEPEPQILDFQTQQYKLFPLLATAYAFQFVGAYMKETYLRINEGIGQGDLSELPELHALTAGLKAFTSWTSNAAIEACRMACGGHGYSHCSGLPNIYVTFTATCTFEGENTVMMLQTARFLMKSYDQVHSGKLVCGMVSYLNDLPSQRIQPQQVAVWPSVVDINSPDSLTEAYKLRAARLVEIAAKNLQTEVFHRKSKEVAWNLTSVDLVRASEAHCHYVVVKLFAEKLLTIQDKSVQAVLRNLCLLYSLYGISQNAGDFLQGSIMTESQITQVHQRVKELLTAIRPDAVALVDAFDFQDVTLGSVLGRYDGNVYENLFEWAKKSPLNKTEVHDSYYKHLKPLQSKL
- the ACOX1 gene encoding peroxisomal acyl-coenzyme A oxidase 1 isoform X2; its protein translation is MNPDLLRERAAASFNPELLTQILDGSPENTRRRREIENLILKDPDFQHEDLNFLTRSQRYEVAVRKSANMVKKMREFGIADPDEIMWFKKLHLVNFVEPVGLNYSMFIPTLLNQGTTAQQEKWLHSSKGLQIIGTYAQTEMGHGTHLRGLETTATYDPETQEFILNSPTVTSIKWWPGGLGKTSNHAIVLAQLITKGKCYGLHAFMVPIREIGTHKPLPGITVGDIGPKFGYDEMDNGYLKMDNYRIPRENMLMKYAQVKPDGTYVKPVSNKLTYGTMVFVRSFLVGEAARSLSKACTIAIRYSAVRHQSEIKPGEPEPQILDFQTQQYKLFPLLATAYAFQFVGAYMKETYLRINEGIGQGDLSELPELHALTAGLKAFTSWTSNAAIEACRMACGGHGYSHCSGLPNIYVTFTATCTFEGENTVMMLQTARFLMKSYDQVHSGKLVCGMVSYLNDLPSQRIQPQQVAVWPSVVDINSPDSLTEAYKLRAARLVEIAAKNLQTEVFHRKSKEVAWNLTSVDLVRASEAHCHYVVVKLFAEKLLTIQDKSVQAVLRNLCLLYSLYGISQNAGDFLQGSIMTESQITQVHQRVKELLTAIRPDAVALVDAFDFQDVTLGSVLGRYDGNVYENLFEWAKKSPLNKTEVHDSYYKHLKPLQSKL
- the ACOX1 gene encoding peroxisomal acyl-coenzyme A oxidase 1 isoform X1; translated protein: MNPDLLRERAAASFNPELLTQILDGSPENTRRRREIENLILKDPDFQHEDLNFLTRSQRYEVAVRKSANMVKKMREFGIADPDEIMWFKNFVHRGRPEPLDLHLGMFLPTLLHQATKEQQERFFIPAWNLEMIGTYAQTEMGHGTHLRGLETTATYDPETQEFILNSPTVTSIKWWPGGLGKTSNHAIVLAQLITKGKCYGLHAFMVPIREIGTHKPLPGITVGDIGPKFGYDEMDNGYLKMDNYRIPRENMLMKYAQVKPDGTYVKPVSNKLTYGTMVFVRSFLVGEAARSLSKACTIAIRYSAVRHQSEIKPGEPEPQILDFQTQQYKLFPLLATAYAFQFVGAYMKETYLRINEGIGQGDLSELPELHALTAGLKAFTSWTSNAAIEACRMACGGHGYSHCSGLPNIYVTFTATCTFEGENTVMMLQTARFLMKSYDQVHSGKLVCGMVSYLNDLPSQRIQPQQVAVWPSVVDINSPDSLTEAYKLRAARLVEIAAKNLQTEVFHRKSKEVAWNLTSVDLVRASEAHCHYVVVKLFAEKLLTIQDKSVQAVLRNLCLLYSLYGISQNAGDFLQGSIMTESQITQVHQRVKELLTAIRPDAVALVDAFDFQDVTLGSVLGRYDGNVYENLFEWAKKSPLNKTEVHDSYYKHLKPLQSKL
- the ACOX1 gene encoding peroxisomal acyl-coenzyme A oxidase 1 isoform X5, whose translation is MAAFIQRTPDNWHLRPDGNGSRFVHRGRPEPLDLHLGMFLPTLLHQATKEQQERFFIPAWNLEMIGTYAQTEMGHGTHLRGLETTATYDPETQEFILNSPTVTSIKWWPGGLGKTSNHAIVLAQLITKGKCYGLHAFMVPIREIGTHKPLPGITVGDIGPKFGYDEMDNGYLKMDNYRIPRENMLMKYAQVKPDGTYVKPVSNKLTYGTMVFVRSFLVGEAARSLSKACTIAIRYSAVRHQSEIKPGEPEPQILDFQTQQYKLFPLLATAYAFQFVGAYMKETYLRINEGIGQGDLSELPELHALTAGLKAFTSWTSNAAIEACRMACGGHGYSHCSGLPNIYVTFTATCTFEGENTVMMLQTARFLMKSYDQVHSGKLVCGMVSYLNDLPSQRIQPQQVAVWPSVVDINSPDSLTEAYKLRAARLVEIAAKNLQTEVFHRKSKEVAWNLTSVDLVRASEAHCHYVVVKLFAEKLLTIQDKSVQAVLRNLCLLYSLYGISQNAGDFLQGSIMTESQITQVHQRVKELLTAIRPDAVALVDAFDFQDVTLGSVLGRYDGNVYENLFEWAKKSPLNKTEVHDSYYKHLKPLQSKL